Proteins encoded in a region of the Zea mays cultivar B73 chromosome 2, Zm-B73-REFERENCE-NAM-5.0, whole genome shotgun sequence genome:
- the LOC100193501 gene encoding Clathrin heavy chain 1: MAAANAPIAMREALTLTSLGIAPQFVTFTHVTMESEKYICVRETSPQNSVVIIDMAMPMQPLRRPITADSALMNPNTRILALKAQIPGTTQDHLQIFNIEAKTKIKSHQMPEQVVFWKWITPKLLGLVTQTSVYHWSIEGDSEPTKMFDRTANLANNQIINYRCDPAEKWLVLIGIAPGAPERPQLVKGNMQLFSVDQQRSQALEAHAASFATFKVVGNENPSTLICFASKTTNAGQITSKLHVIELGAQPGKPGFSKKQADLFFPPDFQDDFPVAMQVSQKYGLIYVITKLGLLFVYDLETAAAVYRNRISPDPIFLTAESSSTGGFYAINRRGQVLHATVNDATVVPFVSGQLNNLELAVNLAKRANLPGAENLVVQRFQELFAQTKYKEAAELAAESPQGLLRTPETVAKFQSVPVQAGQTPPLLQYFGTLLTRGKLNAFESLELSRLVVNQNKKNLLENWLAEDKLECSEELGDLVKTVDNDLALKIYIKARATPKVVAAFAERREFDKILIYSKQVGYTPDYLFLLQTILRTDPQGAVNFALMMSQMEGGCPVDYNTITDLFLQRNMIREATAFLLDVLKPNLPEHAFLQTKVLEINLVTYPNVADAILANGMFSHYDRPRIAQLCEKAGLYLRALQHYAELPDIKRAIVNTHAIEPQALVEFFGTLSREWALECMKDLLLVNLRGNLQIVVQAAKEYSEQLGVDACIKLFEQFKSYEGLYFFLGSYLSSSEDPEIHFKYIEAAARTGQIKEVERVTRESNFYDAEKTKNFLMEAKLPDARPLINVCDRFGFVPDLTHYLYTNNMLRYIEGYVQKVNPGNAPLVVGQLLDDECPEDFIKGLILSVRSLLPVEPLVDECEKRNRLRLLTQFLEHLVSEGSQDVHVHNALGKIIIDSNNNPEHFLTTNPFYDSRVVGKYCEKRDPTLAVVAYRRGQCDDELIIVTNKNSLFKLQARYVVERMDGDLWDKVLQPENEYRRQLIDQVVSTALPESKSPEQVSAAVKAFMTADLPHELIELLEKIVLQNSAFSGNFNLQNLLILTAIKADPSRVMDYVNRLDNFDGPAVGEVAVEAQLYEEAFAIFKKFNLNVQAVDVLLDNIRSIERAEEFAFRVEEDAVWSQVAKAQLREGLVSEAIESFIRADDAAHFLDVIRAAEEANVYNDLVKYLLMVRQKAREPKVDGELIFAYAKIDRLSDIEEFILMPNVANLQNVGDRLYDEELYEAAKIIYAFISNWAKLAVTLVKLKQFQGAVDAARKANSAKTWKEVCFACVDAEEFRLAQICGLNIIIQVDDLEEVSEYYQNRGCFSELIALMESGLGLERAHMGIFTELGVLYARYRSEKLMEHIKLFSTRLNIPKLIRACDEQQHWKELTYLYIQYDEFDNAVTTIMNHSPDAWDHMQFKDVCVKVANVELYYKAVHFYLQEHPDLINDMLNVLALRLDHTRVVDIMRKAGQLHLVKPYMVAVQSNNVSAVNEALNELYVEEEDYERLRESVDMHDNFDQIGLAQKLEKHELLEMRRIAAYIYKKAGRWKQSIALSKKDNMYKDCMETCSQSGDRELSEDLLVYFIEQGKKECFASCLFICYDLIRPDVALELAWMNNMLDFAFPYLLQFIREYTSKVDDLVKDRIESQNEERVKEKEEKDLVAQQNMYAQLLPLALPAPPMPGMGGPPPPMGGMGMPPMGGMGMPPMGPGPMPAFGMPAMGSY; encoded by the exons CGCGCCGCAGTTCGTCACCTTCACCCACGTCACCATGGAGTCGGAGAAGTACATCTGCGTCCGCGAGACCTCCCCGCAAAACAGTGTCGTCATCATCGACATGGCCATGCCCATGCAGCCGCTCCGACGGCCCATCACCGCCGACTCCGCCCTCATGAACCCCAACACCAGGATCCTCGCCCTGAAAG CCCAAATACCTGGAACAACACAGGATCACCTTCAAATATTTAACATTGAGGCTAAGACTAAGATCAAGTCTCACCAGATGCCGGAGCAG GTCGTATTCTGGAAATGGATCACTCCCAAACTGTTGGGTTTGGTGACACAAACATCAGTTTACCACTGGTCGATTGAAGGTGATTCTGAGCCCACCAAGATGTTTGATAGGACGGCTAATCTGGCAAACAATCAGATCATCAACTATCGATGTGACCCAGCGGAGAAGTGGCTTGTACTTATTGGAATTGCACCTGGAGCCCCAGAG AGGCCACAACTGGTGAAGGGAAATATGCAACTTTTCTCTGTTGATCAACAACGTAGCCAGGCACTTGAAGCCCATGCAGCGTCTTTTGCAACATTTAAG GTTGTTGGTAATGAGAATCCATCAACCCTTATTTGTTTCGCCTCAAAGACAACTAATGCTGGACAGATCACTTCAAAGTTGCATGTTATTGAACTGGGTGCACAGCCAG GGAAACCTGGTTTTTCTAAGAAACAAGCCGACCTCTTCTTCCCCCCAGATTTCCAGGATGATTTTCCTGTAGCTATGCAG GTTTCACAAAAGTATGGGCTTATCTATGTAATTACTAAGCTTGGCCTTTTGTTTGTATATGACTTGGAAACTGCTGCGGCAGTTTACAGAAATAGAATCAGTCCAGACCCTATATTCTTGACGGCAGAATCTTCCTCTACTGGTGGATTTTATGCCATCAACAGAAGGGGGCAGGTTTTACATGCCACAGTTAATGATGCAACTGTTGTACCTTTTGTCAGTGGCCAA TTAAACAACCTTGAGCTTGCTGTGAATCTGGCCAAGAGAGCTAACCTCCCTGGTGCTGAGAACTTG GTTGTGCAAAGATTCCAGGAATTGTTTGCACAGACAAAATACAAGGAAGCAGCTGAGCTTGCTGCAGAATCTCCCCAGGGTCTCCTGAGGACGCCTGAGACCGTGGCAAAATTTCAG AGTGTTCCTGTGCAAGCTGGGCAAACACCCCCACTCTTGCAGTACTTTGGCACATTGCTAACTCGAGGGAAGCTCAATGCCTTTGAGTCGCTTGAGCTATCTCGACTTGTTGTCAATCAGAACAAAAAGAATCTTCTGGAAAATTGGTTGGCAGAAGACAAGCTGGAGTGTAGTGAAGAACTAGGAGATCTTGTCAAG ACTGTGGACAATGATCTTGCACTGAAAATTTACATAAAGGCTAGGGCAACCCCTAAAGTTGTTGCTGCTTTTGCTGAAAGGAGGGAGTTTGACAAGATACTGATATACTCAAAGCAG GTTGGGTACACTCCAGATTATCTCTTCCTCCTCCAGACCATCTTGCGTACAGATCCACAG GGAGCTGTGAACTTTGCTCTTATGATGTCACAAATGGAGGGAGGCTGCCCAGTAGATTATAATACAATAACTGATCTTTTCCTTCAG AGAAATATGATAAGGGAGGCAACAGCTTTTCTGTTGGATGTTCTGAAACCAAACTTGCCAGAGCATGCTTTTCTTCAAACCAAG GTTTTGGAGATAAACTTAGTGACTTACCCAAATGTTGCTGATGCCATTCTTGCTAATGGTATGTTCAGTCATTACGATCGCCCTCGTATTGCTCAGCTGTGTGAAAAGGCTGGTTTGTACTTGCGAGCCCTCCAG CATTACGCAGAGTTGCCTGATATCAAGCGTGCCATTGTAAATACCCATGCCATTGAACCACAG GCACTTGTTGAGTTTTTTGGCACCTTGTCAAGAGAGTGGGCTTTGGAATGCATGAAAGACCTTCTACTTGTTAATCTGAGGGGAAATCTTCAGATTGTTGTGCAG GCTGCGAAAGAGTACTCTGAACAGCTAGGGGTTGATGCTTGTATCAAATTATTTGAGCAATTCAAATCTTATGAGGGCCTTTACTTTTTCTTGGGGTCTTATCTGAGCTCCAG TGAGGACCCAGAGATCCATTTCAAGTACATAGAAGCAGCAGCAAGGACTGGACAAATCAAAGAAGTTGAACGTGTAACCAGGGAGTCAAACTTCTATGATGCTGAGAAGACAAAGAACTTTTTGATGGAAGCAAAACTACCTGATGCCCGTCCACTGATTAATGTTTGTGACCGCTTTGGTTTTGTGCCAGATCTCACTCACTATCTGTACACAAACAACATGCTTCGATATATCGAAGGCTATGTTCAAAAG GTGAATCCCGGGAACGCTCCTTTGGTAGTGGGCCAGTTACTTGATGATGAATGCCCTGAAGATTTTATCAAGGGCTTGATCCTCTCTGTTCGTTCTCTCCTTCCTGTTGAACCACTGGTTGATGAATGTGAGAAGAG GAATCGCCTACGTTTGCTCACTCAATTCCTGGAGCACTTAGTGAGTGAAGGTAGCCAAGATGTGCATGTCCATAATGCTCTTGGTAAAATCATCATTGACAGCAACAACAATCCTGAGCATTTCCTTACTACCAACCCATTTTACGACTCTCGTGTTGTGGGTAAATATTGTGAAAAGCGGGATCCTACACTTGCTGTTGTTGCTTACAGACGTGGACAGTGTGATGATGAACTTATTATTGTCACCAACAAAAACTCATTATTCAAGCTGCAAGCTAG GTATGTGGTTGAGAGAATGGATGGTGATCTGTGGGATAAAGTTCTTCAGCCTGAGAATGAATATAGAAGGCAACTCATTGACCAAGTGGTTTCCACTGCATTACCTGAGAGCAAGAGCCCTGAGCAAGTGTCTGCTGCTGTTAAGGCTTTCATGACTGCTGACCTGCCACATGAACTGATTGAGCTTCTTGAAAAAATTGTTCTTCAAAATTCTGCTTTCAGTGGAAATTTCAATCTGCAAAACCTGCTCATCTTGACTGCTATCAAGGCAGATCCATCCAGAGTCATGGATTATGTCAACAGACTTGATAACTTTGATGGGCCTGCTGTTGGAGAAGTTGCTGTTGAAGCACAACTGTATGAGGAGGCTTttgctatattcaagaagttcaaCTTAAATGTGCAGGCTGTCGATGTTCTCTTGGACAACATCCGGAGCATAGAAAGAGCTGAGGAATTTGCTTTCCGTGTTGAAGAAGATGCTGTTTGGAGTCAGGTTGCCAAAGCCCAGTTACGTGAAGGTCTTGTCAGTGAAGCAATTGAGTCCTTCATTCGTGCAGATGATGCTGCACACTTCCTTGATGTCATCCGTGCTGCGGAGGAAGCTAATGTGTACAATGATTTAGTGAAGTACCTTCTGATGGTAAGGCAAAAGGCACGGGAACCCAAAGTCGATGGAGAACTCATCTTTGCATATGCTAAGATTGACAGGCTCAGTGATATTGAGGAATTCATTCTTATGCCAAATGTTGCCAACCTTCAAAATGTTGGCGACCGTCTGTATGATGAAGAACTATATGAAGCTGCAAAAATCATCTATGCTTTCATTTCAAACTGGGCTAAGCTGGCTGTTACCCTGGTTAAGCTGAAGCAGTTCCAAGGTGCTGTGGATGCTGCTCGCAAGGCTAACAGTGCCAAAACATGGAAGGAGGTCTGCTTTGCTTGTGTTGACGCCGAGGAGTTCCGTCTTGCACAAATTTGTGGTCTCAATATTATTATTCAG GTTGATGACTTGGAAGAAGTCAGTGAGTACTACCAGAATAGAGGATGCTTCAGTGAACTTATTGCTCTCATGGAGAGTGGTCTTGGACTTGAACGTGCACACATGGGCATCTTCACAGAATTGGGAGTTCTGTATGCTAGATACCGCTCTGAGAAGCTTATGGAGCACATCAAACTTTTCTCCACCCGTCTCAATATTCCTAAGCTTATTCGAGCCTGTGATGAACAGCAGCACTGGAAAGAACTTACCTACCTGTACATACAGTATGATGAATTTGACAATGCAGTCACCACTATTATGAACCACTCTCCTGATGCATGGGATCATATGCAGTTCAAGGATGTTTGCGTTAAAGTTGCAAACGTTGAGCTATATTACAAGGCAGTTCACTTCTATTTGCAAGAGCATCCTGATCTCATCAATGATATGCTGAATGTGCTTGCACTTCGTTTAGATCATACCAGAGTTGTAGACATAATGCGCAAG GCTGGTCAATTGCATCTTGTGAAACCATATATGGTTGCAGTTCAGAGTAATAATGTCTCTGCTGTGAATGAAGCCTTGAATGAGCTTTATGTTGAAGAGGAAGACTATGAGAGACTCCGTGAATCAGTTGACATGCATGACAACTTTGACCAAATAGGTCTTGCCCAGAAG CTGGAGAAGCATGAATTGCTTGAGATGAGGAGGATTGCTGCCTACATTTACAAGAAGGCTGGCAGGTGGAAGCAATCCATTGCTCTATCAAAGAAAGATAACATGTACAAGGATTGTATGGAGACATGCTCACAATCTGGTGACCGTGAACTGTCAGAGGACTTGCTTGTGTATTTTATCGAGCAG ggtaagaaagaatgCTTTGCTTCTTGCCTCTTCATTTGCTACGACCTGATCCGGCCGGATGTCGCTCTTGAGCTTGCGTGGATGAACAACATGTTGGACTTTGCCTTCCCATACCTGTTGCAG TTCATCCGTGAATACACTAGCAAGGTGGATGATTTAGTGAAGGACAGAATTGAGTCACAGAATGAAGAAAGAGTCAAAGAGAAGGAGGAGAAAGATCTTGTTGCTCAGCAG AACATGTATGCGCAATTGCTTCCTCTTGCTTTGCCTGCTCCGCCAATGCCTGGCATGGGTGGCCCTCCACCTCCGATGGGTGGGATGGGCATGCCTCCAATGGGTGGAATGGGTATGCCGCCGATGGGCCCTGGTCCGATGCCAGCATTCGGGATGCCAGCAATGGGAAGCTACTGA
- the LOC100193501 gene encoding clathrin heavy chain 1 isoform X1, producing the protein MAAANAPIAMREALTLTSLGIAPQFVTFTHVTMESEKYICVRETSPQNSVVIIDMAMPMQPLRRPITADSALMNPNTRILALKAQIPGTTQDHLQIFNIEAKTKIKSHQMPEQVVFWKWITPKLLGLVTQTSVYHWSIEGDSEPTKMFDRTANLANNQIINYRCDPAEKWLVLIGIAPGAPERPQLVKGNMQLFSVDQQRSQALEAHAASFATFKVVGNENPSTLICFASKTTNAGQITSKLHVIELGAQPGKPGFSKKQADLFFPPDFQDDFPVAMQVSQKYGLIYVITKLGLLFVYDLETAAAVYRNRISPDPIFLTAESSSTGGFYAINRRGQVLHATVNDATVVPFVSGQLNNLELAVNLAKRANLPGAENLVVQRFQELFAQTKYKEAAELAAESPQGLLRTPETVAKFQSVPVQAGQTPPLLQYFGTLLTRGKLNAFESLELSRLVVNQNKKNLLENWLAEDKLECSEELGDLVKTVDNDLALKIYIKARATPKVVAAFAERREFDKILIYSKQVGYTPDYLFLLQTILRTDPQGAVNFALMMSQMEGGCPVDYNTITDLFLQRNMIREATAFLLDVLKPNLPEHAFLQTKVLEINLVTYPNVADAILANGMFSHYDRPRIAQLCEKAGLYLRALQHYAELPDIKRAIVNTHAIEPQALVEFFGTLSREWALECMKDLLLVNLRGNLQIVVQVFLFSFHDPSPSRPTHWHFFSSFLVLIIVKSWGHLQAAKEYSEQLGVDACIKLFEQFKSYEGLYFFLGSYLSSSEDPEIHFKYIEAAARTGQIKEVERVTRESNFYDAEKTKNFLMEAKLPDARPLINVCDRFGFVPDLTHYLYTNNMLRYIEGYVQKVNPGNAPLVVGQLLDDECPEDFIKGLILSVRSLLPVEPLVDECEKRNRLRLLTQFLEHLVSEGSQDVHVHNALGKIIIDSNNNPEHFLTTNPFYDSRVVGKYCEKRDPTLAVVAYRRGQCDDELIIVTNKNSLFKLQARYVVERMDGDLWDKVLQPENEYRRQLIDQVVSTALPESKSPEQVSAAVKAFMTADLPHELIELLEKIVLQNSAFSGNFNLQNLLILTAIKADPSRVMDYVNRLDNFDGPAVGEVAVEAQLYEEAFAIFKKFNLNVQAVDVLLDNIRSIERAEEFAFRVEEDAVWSQVAKAQLREGLVSEAIESFIRADDAAHFLDVIRAAEEANVYNDLVKYLLMVRQKAREPKVDGELIFAYAKIDRLSDIEEFILMPNVANLQNVGDRLYDEELYEAAKIIYAFISNWAKLAVTLVKLKQFQGAVDAARKANSAKTWKEVCFACVDAEEFRLAQICGLNIIIQVDDLEEVSEYYQNRGCFSELIALMESGLGLERAHMGIFTELGVLYARYRSEKLMEHIKLFSTRLNIPKLIRACDEQQHWKELTYLYIQYDEFDNAVTTIMNHSPDAWDHMQFKDVCVKVANVELYYKAVHFYLQEHPDLINDMLNVLALRLDHTRVVDIMRKAGQLHLVKPYMVAVQSNNVSAVNEALNELYVEEEDYERLRESVDMHDNFDQIGLAQKLEKHELLEMRRIAAYIYKKAGRWKQSIALSKKDNMYKDCMETCSQSGDRELSEDLLVYFIEQGKKECFASCLFICYDLIRPDVALELAWMNNMLDFAFPYLLQFIREYTSKVDDLVKDRIESQNEERVKEKEEKDLVAQQNMYAQLLPLALPAPPMPGMGGPPPPMGGMGMPPMGGMGMPPMGPGPMPAFGMPAMGSY; encoded by the exons CGCGCCGCAGTTCGTCACCTTCACCCACGTCACCATGGAGTCGGAGAAGTACATCTGCGTCCGCGAGACCTCCCCGCAAAACAGTGTCGTCATCATCGACATGGCCATGCCCATGCAGCCGCTCCGACGGCCCATCACCGCCGACTCCGCCCTCATGAACCCCAACACCAGGATCCTCGCCCTGAAAG CCCAAATACCTGGAACAACACAGGATCACCTTCAAATATTTAACATTGAGGCTAAGACTAAGATCAAGTCTCACCAGATGCCGGAGCAG GTCGTATTCTGGAAATGGATCACTCCCAAACTGTTGGGTTTGGTGACACAAACATCAGTTTACCACTGGTCGATTGAAGGTGATTCTGAGCCCACCAAGATGTTTGATAGGACGGCTAATCTGGCAAACAATCAGATCATCAACTATCGATGTGACCCAGCGGAGAAGTGGCTTGTACTTATTGGAATTGCACCTGGAGCCCCAGAG AGGCCACAACTGGTGAAGGGAAATATGCAACTTTTCTCTGTTGATCAACAACGTAGCCAGGCACTTGAAGCCCATGCAGCGTCTTTTGCAACATTTAAG GTTGTTGGTAATGAGAATCCATCAACCCTTATTTGTTTCGCCTCAAAGACAACTAATGCTGGACAGATCACTTCAAAGTTGCATGTTATTGAACTGGGTGCACAGCCAG GGAAACCTGGTTTTTCTAAGAAACAAGCCGACCTCTTCTTCCCCCCAGATTTCCAGGATGATTTTCCTGTAGCTATGCAG GTTTCACAAAAGTATGGGCTTATCTATGTAATTACTAAGCTTGGCCTTTTGTTTGTATATGACTTGGAAACTGCTGCGGCAGTTTACAGAAATAGAATCAGTCCAGACCCTATATTCTTGACGGCAGAATCTTCCTCTACTGGTGGATTTTATGCCATCAACAGAAGGGGGCAGGTTTTACATGCCACAGTTAATGATGCAACTGTTGTACCTTTTGTCAGTGGCCAA TTAAACAACCTTGAGCTTGCTGTGAATCTGGCCAAGAGAGCTAACCTCCCTGGTGCTGAGAACTTG GTTGTGCAAAGATTCCAGGAATTGTTTGCACAGACAAAATACAAGGAAGCAGCTGAGCTTGCTGCAGAATCTCCCCAGGGTCTCCTGAGGACGCCTGAGACCGTGGCAAAATTTCAG AGTGTTCCTGTGCAAGCTGGGCAAACACCCCCACTCTTGCAGTACTTTGGCACATTGCTAACTCGAGGGAAGCTCAATGCCTTTGAGTCGCTTGAGCTATCTCGACTTGTTGTCAATCAGAACAAAAAGAATCTTCTGGAAAATTGGTTGGCAGAAGACAAGCTGGAGTGTAGTGAAGAACTAGGAGATCTTGTCAAG ACTGTGGACAATGATCTTGCACTGAAAATTTACATAAAGGCTAGGGCAACCCCTAAAGTTGTTGCTGCTTTTGCTGAAAGGAGGGAGTTTGACAAGATACTGATATACTCAAAGCAG GTTGGGTACACTCCAGATTATCTCTTCCTCCTCCAGACCATCTTGCGTACAGATCCACAG GGAGCTGTGAACTTTGCTCTTATGATGTCACAAATGGAGGGAGGCTGCCCAGTAGATTATAATACAATAACTGATCTTTTCCTTCAG AGAAATATGATAAGGGAGGCAACAGCTTTTCTGTTGGATGTTCTGAAACCAAACTTGCCAGAGCATGCTTTTCTTCAAACCAAG GTTTTGGAGATAAACTTAGTGACTTACCCAAATGTTGCTGATGCCATTCTTGCTAATGGTATGTTCAGTCATTACGATCGCCCTCGTATTGCTCAGCTGTGTGAAAAGGCTGGTTTGTACTTGCGAGCCCTCCAG CATTACGCAGAGTTGCCTGATATCAAGCGTGCCATTGTAAATACCCATGCCATTGAACCACAG GCACTTGTTGAGTTTTTTGGCACCTTGTCAAGAGAGTGGGCTTTGGAATGCATGAAAGACCTTCTACTTGTTAATCTGAGGGGAAATCTTCAGATTGTTGTGCAGGTATTCCTGTTCAGTTTCCATGACCCCTCCCCCTCTCGACCAACCCATTGgcatttcttttcttccttcttggTTCTAATTATTGTGAAATCTTGGGGGCATCTACAGGCTGCGAAAGAGTACTCTGAACAGCTAGGGGTTGATGCTTGTATCAAATTATTTGAGCAATTCAAATCTTATGAGGGCCTTTACTTTTTCTTGGGGTCTTATCTGAGCTCCAG TGAGGACCCAGAGATCCATTTCAAGTACATAGAAGCAGCAGCAAGGACTGGACAAATCAAAGAAGTTGAACGTGTAACCAGGGAGTCAAACTTCTATGATGCTGAGAAGACAAAGAACTTTTTGATGGAAGCAAAACTACCTGATGCCCGTCCACTGATTAATGTTTGTGACCGCTTTGGTTTTGTGCCAGATCTCACTCACTATCTGTACACAAACAACATGCTTCGATATATCGAAGGCTATGTTCAAAAG GTGAATCCCGGGAACGCTCCTTTGGTAGTGGGCCAGTTACTTGATGATGAATGCCCTGAAGATTTTATCAAGGGCTTGATCCTCTCTGTTCGTTCTCTCCTTCCTGTTGAACCACTGGTTGATGAATGTGAGAAGAG GAATCGCCTACGTTTGCTCACTCAATTCCTGGAGCACTTAGTGAGTGAAGGTAGCCAAGATGTGCATGTCCATAATGCTCTTGGTAAAATCATCATTGACAGCAACAACAATCCTGAGCATTTCCTTACTACCAACCCATTTTACGACTCTCGTGTTGTGGGTAAATATTGTGAAAAGCGGGATCCTACACTTGCTGTTGTTGCTTACAGACGTGGACAGTGTGATGATGAACTTATTATTGTCACCAACAAAAACTCATTATTCAAGCTGCAAGCTAG GTATGTGGTTGAGAGAATGGATGGTGATCTGTGGGATAAAGTTCTTCAGCCTGAGAATGAATATAGAAGGCAACTCATTGACCAAGTGGTTTCCACTGCATTACCTGAGAGCAAGAGCCCTGAGCAAGTGTCTGCTGCTGTTAAGGCTTTCATGACTGCTGACCTGCCACATGAACTGATTGAGCTTCTTGAAAAAATTGTTCTTCAAAATTCTGCTTTCAGTGGAAATTTCAATCTGCAAAACCTGCTCATCTTGACTGCTATCAAGGCAGATCCATCCAGAGTCATGGATTATGTCAACAGACTTGATAACTTTGATGGGCCTGCTGTTGGAGAAGTTGCTGTTGAAGCACAACTGTATGAGGAGGCTTttgctatattcaagaagttcaaCTTAAATGTGCAGGCTGTCGATGTTCTCTTGGACAACATCCGGAGCATAGAAAGAGCTGAGGAATTTGCTTTCCGTGTTGAAGAAGATGCTGTTTGGAGTCAGGTTGCCAAAGCCCAGTTACGTGAAGGTCTTGTCAGTGAAGCAATTGAGTCCTTCATTCGTGCAGATGATGCTGCACACTTCCTTGATGTCATCCGTGCTGCGGAGGAAGCTAATGTGTACAATGATTTAGTGAAGTACCTTCTGATGGTAAGGCAAAAGGCACGGGAACCCAAAGTCGATGGAGAACTCATCTTTGCATATGCTAAGATTGACAGGCTCAGTGATATTGAGGAATTCATTCTTATGCCAAATGTTGCCAACCTTCAAAATGTTGGCGACCGTCTGTATGATGAAGAACTATATGAAGCTGCAAAAATCATCTATGCTTTCATTTCAAACTGGGCTAAGCTGGCTGTTACCCTGGTTAAGCTGAAGCAGTTCCAAGGTGCTGTGGATGCTGCTCGCAAGGCTAACAGTGCCAAAACATGGAAGGAGGTCTGCTTTGCTTGTGTTGACGCCGAGGAGTTCCGTCTTGCACAAATTTGTGGTCTCAATATTATTATTCAG GTTGATGACTTGGAAGAAGTCAGTGAGTACTACCAGAATAGAGGATGCTTCAGTGAACTTATTGCTCTCATGGAGAGTGGTCTTGGACTTGAACGTGCACACATGGGCATCTTCACAGAATTGGGAGTTCTGTATGCTAGATACCGCTCTGAGAAGCTTATGGAGCACATCAAACTTTTCTCCACCCGTCTCAATATTCCTAAGCTTATTCGAGCCTGTGATGAACAGCAGCACTGGAAAGAACTTACCTACCTGTACATACAGTATGATGAATTTGACAATGCAGTCACCACTATTATGAACCACTCTCCTGATGCATGGGATCATATGCAGTTCAAGGATGTTTGCGTTAAAGTTGCAAACGTTGAGCTATATTACAAGGCAGTTCACTTCTATTTGCAAGAGCATCCTGATCTCATCAATGATATGCTGAATGTGCTTGCACTTCGTTTAGATCATACCAGAGTTGTAGACATAATGCGCAAG GCTGGTCAATTGCATCTTGTGAAACCATATATGGTTGCAGTTCAGAGTAATAATGTCTCTGCTGTGAATGAAGCCTTGAATGAGCTTTATGTTGAAGAGGAAGACTATGAGAGACTCCGTGAATCAGTTGACATGCATGACAACTTTGACCAAATAGGTCTTGCCCAGAAG CTGGAGAAGCATGAATTGCTTGAGATGAGGAGGATTGCTGCCTACATTTACAAGAAGGCTGGCAGGTGGAAGCAATCCATTGCTCTATCAAAGAAAGATAACATGTACAAGGATTGTATGGAGACATGCTCACAATCTGGTGACCGTGAACTGTCAGAGGACTTGCTTGTGTATTTTATCGAGCAG ggtaagaaagaatgCTTTGCTTCTTGCCTCTTCATTTGCTACGACCTGATCCGGCCGGATGTCGCTCTTGAGCTTGCGTGGATGAACAACATGTTGGACTTTGCCTTCCCATACCTGTTGCAG TTCATCCGTGAATACACTAGCAAGGTGGATGATTTAGTGAAGGACAGAATTGAGTCACAGAATGAAGAAAGAGTCAAAGAGAAGGAGGAGAAAGATCTTGTTGCTCAGCAG AACATGTATGCGCAATTGCTTCCTCTTGCTTTGCCTGCTCCGCCAATGCCTGGCATGGGTGGCCCTCCACCTCCGATGGGTGGGATGGGCATGCCTCCAATGGGTGGAATGGGTATGCCGCCGATGGGCCCTGGTCCGATGCCAGCATTCGGGATGCCAGCAATGGGAAGCTACTGA